One region of Nevskia ramosa DSM 11499 genomic DNA includes:
- the katG gene encoding catalase/peroxidase HPI, which produces MSPFSLIGTASADDGAVRTTQFWWPEQLNLAPLRQHSAESDPYGNDFDYAKAFARVDLAALKADIAAVLTTSQPWWPSDYGNYGPFFIRMAWHSAGTYRLGDGRGGAGSGQQRFEPLNSWPDNVNLDKARRLLWPVKQKYGRSVSWADLMVLTGNVSLETMGFKTFGFAGGRRDDWEPELVNWGPETEMLGDKRYTGNRELAKPLAAVQMGLIYVNPEGPSGNPDPLAAAKDIREAFGRMAMNDEETVALIAGGHTFGKAHGAHKPDECVGKEPAAAAVEAQGMGWNNKCGKGNAEDTVSSGLEGAWTSAPAQFTHQYLSNLYAFEWVQTRSPAGAIQWEPKNAAQVQTVPDAHIKGKMHAPIMFTTDLALRTDPSYKKITQRWLKNPQEFDAAFSKAWFKLTHRDMGPRARYIGNEVPKEELVWQDPIPAVDHPLVDAADIASLKGKIMTTGLSVPELVRTAWASAASFRNTDYRGGANGARIRLAPQKDWAVNNPAELAKVLAKLEGVQKDFNKRASGGKKVSMADLIVLGGAAAIESAAQQAGQTISVPFTPGRMDATQDKTDVAAFAALEPAADGFRNYYGKAASRSPAEMLVDKASTLSLSVPEMTVLVGGLRVLDANTGGAKYGVFTDKPGVLTNDFFVNLLGMETKWVKSEKVEGLYEGVDRSSGKLKWMASPADLAFGSSAELRSVAEVYGAADGKDKFVTDFVTAWNKVMMLDRFEKI; this is translated from the coding sequence ATGTCTCCCTTCTCACTGATTGGGACCGCCAGCGCCGATGACGGAGCGGTGCGCACGACCCAGTTCTGGTGGCCGGAGCAACTGAATCTGGCGCCGCTGCGCCAGCACAGTGCCGAATCCGATCCGTACGGCAATGACTTCGACTATGCGAAGGCATTCGCCCGCGTCGATCTCGCCGCGCTCAAGGCCGACATCGCGGCCGTGCTGACCACTTCGCAGCCCTGGTGGCCGTCCGATTACGGCAACTACGGTCCGTTCTTCATCCGCATGGCCTGGCATAGCGCCGGCACCTACCGCCTCGGCGATGGTCGCGGCGGTGCGGGCAGCGGTCAGCAGCGCTTCGAGCCACTGAATTCCTGGCCGGACAACGTCAACCTCGACAAGGCCCGCCGCCTGCTGTGGCCGGTGAAGCAGAAGTACGGCCGCAGCGTCTCCTGGGCCGACCTGATGGTCCTCACCGGTAACGTCTCGCTGGAAACCATGGGCTTCAAGACCTTTGGCTTCGCCGGTGGCCGCCGCGACGACTGGGAGCCGGAACTGGTCAACTGGGGTCCGGAAACCGAGATGCTGGGCGACAAGCGCTACACCGGCAACCGCGAACTGGCCAAGCCGCTCGCCGCCGTGCAGATGGGCCTGATCTACGTCAATCCGGAAGGCCCGAGCGGCAATCCCGACCCGCTGGCCGCCGCCAAGGACATCCGCGAGGCCTTCGGCCGGATGGCGATGAACGACGAGGAAACCGTCGCCCTGATCGCCGGTGGTCATACCTTCGGCAAGGCGCACGGTGCGCACAAGCCGGATGAGTGCGTCGGCAAGGAACCCGCTGCCGCTGCCGTCGAAGCGCAGGGCATGGGCTGGAACAACAAGTGCGGCAAGGGCAATGCCGAAGACACCGTCAGCAGCGGTCTGGAAGGTGCCTGGACCTCGGCCCCGGCCCAGTTCACCCACCAGTACCTGAGCAATCTGTACGCCTTCGAATGGGTGCAGACCCGGAGCCCGGCTGGAGCCATCCAGTGGGAGCCGAAGAATGCTGCTCAGGTGCAGACGGTTCCGGACGCGCACATCAAGGGCAAGATGCATGCGCCGATCATGTTCACCACCGATCTCGCACTGCGTACCGACCCGAGCTACAAGAAGATCACTCAGCGCTGGCTGAAGAACCCGCAGGAATTCGACGCGGCGTTCTCGAAGGCCTGGTTCAAGCTGACCCACCGCGACATGGGGCCGCGCGCTCGCTACATCGGCAATGAAGTGCCGAAGGAAGAACTGGTCTGGCAGGACCCGATTCCAGCCGTTGATCATCCGCTGGTCGATGCGGCGGACATCGCGTCGTTGAAGGGCAAGATCATGACCACCGGCCTGAGCGTGCCGGAACTGGTGCGTACCGCCTGGGCCTCGGCTGCCAGCTTTCGCAATACCGACTACCGCGGTGGCGCCAACGGTGCACGCATCCGGCTTGCGCCGCAGAAGGACTGGGCGGTCAACAATCCCGCTGAACTGGCCAAGGTGCTGGCCAAGCTCGAAGGTGTGCAGAAGGACTTCAACAAGCGCGCATCGGGCGGCAAGAAAGTGTCGATGGCCGATCTGATCGTGCTTGGCGGTGCGGCGGCGATCGAAAGTGCAGCGCAGCAGGCGGGTCAGACCATCTCGGTGCCGTTCACGCCGGGCCGCATGGATGCGACACAGGACAAGACCGACGTCGCCGCGTTCGCTGCGCTGGAACCGGCGGCGGATGGCTTCCGCAACTACTACGGCAAGGCGGCGAGCCGTTCGCCGGCGGAGATGCTGGTCGACAAGGCCAGCACGCTGAGCTTGTCGGTGCCGGAAATGACCGTGCTGGTCGGCGGTCTGCGAGTGCTCGATGCCAATACCGGCGGCGCGAAGTACGGCGTGTTCACCGACAAGCCGGGCGTGCTCACCAATGACTTCTTCGTCAACCTGCTTGGCATGGAGACGAAGTGGGTGAAGTCGGAAAAGGTCGAGGGCCTCTACGAAGGTGTCGACCGCAGCAGCGGCAAGCTCAAGTGGATGGCAAGCCCGGCCGATCTCGCCTTTGGCTCCAGTGCCGAGTTGCGTTCGGTGGCCGAGGTCTACGGCGCGGCGGACGGAAAGGACAAGTTCGTCACCGACTTCGTCACCGCCTGGAACAAGGTGATGATGCTCGATCGTTTCGAGAAGATCTGA
- a CDS encoding M16 family metallopeptidase, which yields MRRLTVFLPLLLAALSAQLPVLAEAPLTLPPLAYQQRVLGNGLTVLSLEDHSSPTTAIQVWYRVGAKDDPQGRSGFAHLFEHLMFKRTKYLAAEQFDRLTEDVGGANNASTGDDCTNYLDVVPSNHLERLLWAEAERLQHLTVDEASFKSERAVVQEEFRSAVLTPPYGRLSYHLQQETWRVHPYHRPTIGSIEELDAATLADVQAFHSTYYRPDNAALIVVGDFDAAQLDAWIDRYFGGIARPTQPIPRVTAIEPEREADRRVTVRLPNVPLPALGLSWLAPKPDSADAPALKIAIALLAGGESSRLHQALVYRLQAAQGVDLSYEETADRGAVYATVLLASGQRIAKLEAALMAEIGKLASKPIPPAELDKAKTVLLTELLAKRETNEGRAYALGDAWIGTGSAKTANTELESLLAVTAADVQRVTKTQLIDGKRLSLEYLPETTAASGGKP from the coding sequence ATGCGCCGATTGACCGTGTTCCTGCCTCTGCTACTCGCCGCGCTATCGGCCCAACTTCCGGTTCTGGCCGAAGCGCCGCTGACCCTGCCGCCGCTCGCTTACCAGCAACGCGTGCTCGGCAACGGCCTGACCGTGCTGAGCCTCGAAGACCACAGCAGCCCGACCACGGCGATCCAGGTCTGGTATCGGGTCGGCGCCAAGGACGATCCGCAGGGGCGCAGCGGCTTCGCGCATCTGTTCGAACACCTGATGTTCAAGCGCACGAAGTACCTGGCCGCCGAGCAGTTCGACCGGCTGACCGAGGACGTCGGTGGCGCCAACAACGCCAGCACCGGTGATGACTGCACCAACTATCTCGACGTGGTGCCGTCGAACCATCTCGAACGCCTGCTCTGGGCCGAGGCCGAGCGGCTGCAGCATCTGACCGTCGACGAGGCCAGCTTCAAGTCCGAGCGCGCCGTGGTCCAGGAAGAGTTCCGCAGCGCGGTGCTGACGCCGCCTTACGGCCGGCTGTCCTATCACCTGCAACAGGAAACCTGGCGCGTCCATCCCTACCACCGACCGACGATCGGCAGCATCGAAGAACTCGATGCCGCGACGCTCGCTGACGTGCAGGCTTTCCACAGCACTTATTACCGACCCGACAACGCCGCGCTGATCGTGGTCGGCGATTTCGATGCCGCGCAGCTCGATGCCTGGATCGATCGCTATTTCGGCGGCATCGCCAGGCCGACTCAACCGATCCCGAGAGTCACCGCCATCGAACCGGAACGCGAAGCCGATCGCCGGGTCACGGTGCGGCTGCCGAACGTGCCACTGCCGGCGCTCGGCCTGTCCTGGCTGGCACCGAAGCCGGACAGCGCCGATGCGCCGGCGCTGAAGATCGCCATCGCGCTGCTGGCTGGCGGTGAATCCTCGCGGCTGCATCAGGCACTGGTCTACCGGCTGCAGGCGGCCCAGGGCGTTGATCTGAGTTACGAGGAAACCGCCGATCGTGGCGCGGTCTACGCCACCGTGTTGCTGGCCAGCGGCCAGCGTATTGCCAAGCTTGAAGCCGCGCTGATGGCCGAGATCGGCAAGCTGGCAAGCAAGCCGATCCCGCCTGCCGAACTCGACAAAGCGAAGACCGTGCTGCTGACCGAATTGCTCGCCAAGCGCGAAACCAACGAAGGCCGCGCCTACGCGCTCGGTGATGCCTGGATCGGCACCGGCAGCGCGAAGACCGCGAACACCGAGCTTGAAAGCCTGCTCGCGGTGACCGCGGCCGATGTGCAGCGGGTGACCAAGACGCAGCTGATCGATGGCAAGCGTCTGAGTCTCGAATACCTACCCGAGACGACCGCCGCATCCGGAGGCAAGCCATGA
- a CDS encoding trans-sulfuration enzyme family protein, producing MKLETLAIHAGRAPDLATGAVAPSPILSTTFARDAQGDYPHGHIYSRSSNPARAALESLLAALDGGTAAAAFASGSAASMAVFQALAPGDHVIAPDDVYHGTRTQLRELLARWGLSHSLVDLTDLDAVRAAITPATKLIWAETPSNPLLKISDITGLAELAHASGAQLVVDSTFATPVLQQPLALGADMVMHSTTKYLGGHSDVLGGAVIAREPDALFARIRDLQTKGGSVPAPFDCWLLQRSIGTLPLRVRAQTANAQAIAEFLAAHPQVSAVHYPGLSTHAGHALASRQMTGYGAMLSFQVHGGRDAALAVAGKVQLYTRATSLGGIESLIEHRASVEGPHTSTPQDLLRMSVGLEHVDDLVDDLRQALAG from the coding sequence GTGAAACTTGAAACCCTCGCCATTCATGCCGGCCGCGCGCCGGACCTCGCCACCGGCGCCGTGGCGCCGTCTCCGATCCTGTCGACGACCTTCGCCCGCGACGCACAGGGCGACTATCCGCACGGTCATATCTATTCGCGATCCAGCAATCCGGCGCGCGCCGCGCTGGAGAGCTTGCTGGCGGCGCTTGATGGCGGAACCGCGGCGGCCGCTTTCGCATCCGGATCGGCCGCGTCGATGGCGGTCTTCCAGGCGCTGGCGCCAGGCGACCACGTCATCGCGCCCGATGATGTCTATCACGGCACTCGCACCCAGCTCCGTGAGCTGCTGGCGCGCTGGGGCCTGAGCCACAGCCTCGTCGATCTGACCGATCTCGATGCCGTGCGCGCCGCAATCACGCCGGCGACAAAGCTGATCTGGGCCGAAACGCCGTCGAACCCGCTGCTGAAGATCAGCGACATCACCGGCCTCGCAGAACTGGCGCATGCATCCGGCGCGCAGCTGGTGGTCGACTCCACCTTTGCCACACCGGTGCTGCAGCAGCCGCTGGCACTCGGCGCCGATATGGTCATGCATTCGACGACCAAATATCTCGGCGGCCACAGCGACGTGCTCGGCGGCGCGGTCATCGCCCGCGAGCCGGACGCGCTGTTCGCGCGCATCCGCGATCTGCAGACCAAGGGTGGCTCGGTGCCCGCACCGTTCGACTGCTGGCTGCTGCAGCGCTCGATCGGCACCCTGCCCTTGAGAGTCCGCGCCCAGACCGCGAATGCTCAAGCGATCGCCGAATTCCTGGCTGCGCATCCGCAGGTCAGCGCGGTGCATTACCCGGGGCTGAGCACGCACGCCGGCCATGCGCTGGCCAGCCGGCAGATGACCGGCTACGGCGCGATGCTGTCGTTCCAGGTTCATGGCGGCCGAGACGCCGCACTGGCCGTTGCCGGCAAAGTGCAGCTCTACACCCGCGCCACCAGCCTCGGCGGCATCGAAAGCCTGATCGAGCATCGCGCGTCTGTTGAAGGCCCGCATACGAGCACGCCGCAGGACCTGCTGCGGATGTCGGTGGGCCTGGAACACGTCGATGATCTGGTCGACGATCTGCGTCAGGCTCTGGCCGGCTAA
- the purM gene encoding phosphoribosylformylglycinamidine cyclo-ligase, translating to MTAAKKNKKPVSRAAAPSVIPSKQSLSYADAGVDIDRGDALVDDIKKIVKSTHRPEVLGGVGGFGALVTLPKKYKQPVLVSGTDGVGTKLRLGIESGRVEGLGRDLVAMCVNDVLVNGAEPLFFLDYYATGKLDTSIASAVIKGIAKGCKQAGCALVGGETAEMPGMYQHGDFDLAGFCVAVAEKKKLIDGTKIKPGDVLIALPSSGPHSNGYSLIRKILEVSRATYGEKLSKNTLIEALMVPTTIYVKPILSLLDAGLPIRGMAHITGGGITGNLTRMFPKGTSAVVDMASWKRPDVFSWLQQQGNVAEDEMRRVFNCGVGFVIVVPRLKADDALAALRASKIKAWMLGEVVKGNPDEVQYA from the coding sequence ATGACCGCCGCCAAAAAGAACAAGAAGCCCGTTTCTCGCGCCGCCGCTCCTTCCGTCATTCCATCGAAGCAGTCATTGAGCTACGCCGATGCCGGCGTCGATATCGATCGCGGCGACGCGCTGGTCGATGACATCAAGAAGATCGTCAAGTCGACCCATCGGCCGGAAGTGCTCGGCGGCGTCGGTGGTTTCGGCGCGCTGGTGACCCTGCCGAAGAAGTACAAGCAGCCAGTGCTGGTGTCCGGCACCGATGGCGTCGGCACCAAGCTGCGGTTGGGTATCGAATCCGGAAGGGTCGAAGGGCTGGGCCGGGATCTGGTCGCAATGTGCGTCAACGATGTGCTGGTCAACGGCGCCGAGCCGCTGTTCTTCCTCGACTACTATGCCACCGGCAAGCTCGATACCAGCATCGCTTCGGCGGTCATCAAGGGCATTGCCAAGGGCTGCAAGCAGGCGGGCTGCGCGCTGGTCGGCGGCGAGACCGCCGAGATGCCCGGCATGTACCAGCACGGTGATTTCGATCTGGCCGGCTTCTGTGTCGCCGTTGCCGAGAAGAAGAAGCTGATCGACGGCACCAAGATCAAGCCGGGCGATGTGCTGATCGCGCTGCCGTCCTCGGGCCCGCATTCGAACGGCTATTCGCTGATCCGCAAGATTCTCGAAGTCAGCCGCGCCACCTACGGCGAGAAGCTGAGCAAGAACACCCTGATCGAAGCGTTGATGGTGCCGACCACGATCTACGTCAAGCCGATCCTGTCGCTGCTCGACGCCGGCCTGCCGATTCGCGGCATGGCCCATATCACCGGCGGCGGCATCACCGGCAACCTGACCCGCATGTTCCCGAAGGGCACCTCGGCCGTCGTCGACATGGCCAGCTGGAAGCGGCCGGACGTGTTCAGCTGGTTGCAGCAGCAGGGCAACGTCGCGGAAGACGAGATGCGCCGGGTCTTCAACTGCGGCGTCGGCTTCGTCATCGTGGTGCCGAGGCTGAAGGCCGATGACGCGCTGGCCGCGCTGCGTGCTTCGAAGATCAAGGCCTGGATGCTGGGCGAGGTGGTCAAGGGCAATCCGGACGAGGTTCAGTACGCCTGA
- the hda gene encoding DnaA regulatory inactivator Hda, which yields MIGEQLPLSVQMADPASFDSFYASDAGPNGQALAALRELAGGDGGTTLIHGPVGCGKTHLLQAASREALSRRSHAAYLPLASFAAEDPAVLQGFETCELICLDDVDAPLQDRHWAQALLRLLDAVKSHGGRCLLSAAMPPDRLAIARMPDLRTRLCASACFALRKLDDNEHAEMLKARGQRLGLALSSDAVHWMLTHLPRDTPSLLAALARIDRAALAARRQPTLPFVRQVLAER from the coding sequence GTGATCGGCGAGCAACTGCCGCTGTCGGTGCAGATGGCCGACCCGGCCAGCTTCGACAGCTTCTACGCGAGCGATGCCGGCCCCAACGGCCAGGCGCTCGCCGCTCTGCGCGAACTCGCCGGCGGTGACGGCGGCACCACGCTGATCCACGGCCCGGTCGGTTGCGGCAAGACTCATCTGCTGCAGGCCGCTTCGCGCGAAGCACTGAGCCGCCGGTCTCACGCTGCTTACTTGCCGCTGGCCTCGTTCGCCGCCGAAGACCCCGCCGTGCTGCAGGGCTTCGAGACCTGCGAGCTGATCTGCCTCGACGATGTCGACGCGCCGCTGCAGGATCGCCACTGGGCGCAGGCCCTGCTGCGCCTGCTCGATGCGGTGAAAAGCCACGGCGGCCGCTGCCTGCTGTCGGCGGCGATGCCGCCCGATCGCCTGGCGATCGCCCGCATGCCCGATCTGCGTACGCGCCTATGTGCCTCGGCCTGCTTCGCACTGCGCAAGCTCGACGACAACGAGCACGCCGAGATGCTCAAGGCGCGCGGCCAGCGCCTTGGCTTGGCCCTGTCCAGCGACGCCGTGCACTGGATGCTCACCCACTTGCCGCGCGACACCCCCAGCCTGCTCGCCGCCCTCGCCCGCATCGATCGCGCCGCCCTCGCCGCACGCCGTCAGCCGACCTTGCCGTTCGTGCGTCAGGTACTCGCAGAGCGCTGA
- the purN gene encoding phosphoribosylglycinamide formyltransferase codes for MNVAAKGRARLVVLISGRGRNLAALIAAVNDGRIAADLVAVISNRADAAGLALAREAGVPVQVLPHVDYPDRAAFDAALAAALRALEPDIVALAGFMRILTENFVREFEGRMLNIHPSLLPRHKGLNTHAAVLRDGDAEHGATVHFVTPQLDGGPLIIQGRFTVSAQDGAQQLAERVLEQIECRIYPQAVAWMARGELRCEQGVPRFRDRPLSAVLSLDDLEPGFR; via the coding sequence GTGAACGTTGCTGCGAAGGGGCGTGCGCGGCTGGTGGTGCTGATCTCCGGGCGCGGTCGCAATCTGGCAGCGCTGATCGCGGCGGTGAACGATGGCCGCATCGCCGCCGATCTGGTCGCCGTGATCAGCAACCGGGCCGATGCCGCCGGGCTGGCTCTGGCGCGTGAAGCCGGCGTGCCGGTGCAGGTGCTGCCGCATGTCGATTATCCGGATCGCGCCGCCTTCGATGCCGCGCTGGCGGCGGCACTGCGCGCGCTCGAGCCGGACATCGTTGCGCTCGCCGGTTTCATGCGCATCCTCACCGAAAACTTCGTGCGGGAGTTCGAGGGCCGGATGCTGAACATCCATCCTTCGCTGTTGCCGCGTCACAAGGGCTTGAACACCCATGCGGCCGTGCTGCGCGACGGCGACGCCGAGCACGGCGCGACGGTGCACTTCGTCACGCCGCAGCTCGATGGCGGGCCGCTGATAATTCAGGGAAGGTTCACGGTATCGGCGCAAGATGGCGCCCAGCAACTCGCCGAACGCGTGCTGGAGCAGATCGAATGCCGGATCTATCCGCAAGCCGTGGCCTGGATGGCACGAGGCGAATTGCGCTGCGAGCAGGGCGTGCCGCGGTTTCGCGATCGCCCGTTGTCCGCTGTTCTGAGCCTTGATGATCTGGAGCCTGGTTTCCGATGA
- a CDS encoding MBL fold metallo-hydrolase — MTVKIVEAVTAVLICEGEIYLTHRQPHLTAFPGFMAFPGGKVDKGEAEHLHAHPLLAEQTPRHVHALARELREELDYDLDTALAAGEVLAIDKLGTALSPLFLQTRFDTGFFAIRLRSKPNFTIELGELSGGAWKSTADWLADFERGDLLLAPPTLDVLQDLAERPDATTISRLRDYNEVDGIPEIEPLRGVLQMPVLSNTLPPADRTNCFQIGDQGSPILLIDPSPANRTEFDKLCRHVAGRGISEVFLTHHHPDHCQYANDLARHLGVPIATSADTFERISRRVPTFFDGLTVKTYRDGDVATRWLGHPLRVIAVPGHDEGQLALMPDNRAFCIVGDLIQGVGTVVISPPEGDMAKYFATLEKVIALGPKVIWPSHGTALGGTYYLELTLKHRRAREAQVKTLFEAGRSVDQMLAEMYVGTDPRLMPLARINIEGHLAKLRSEGALQT; from the coding sequence ATGACCGTGAAGATCGTCGAAGCCGTCACGGCGGTGCTGATCTGTGAGGGCGAGATCTATCTCACCCACCGCCAGCCGCATCTGACCGCGTTCCCTGGCTTCATGGCCTTTCCGGGTGGCAAGGTCGACAAGGGTGAAGCCGAGCACCTGCACGCGCATCCCCTGCTGGCCGAACAGACGCCACGCCACGTTCATGCGCTGGCGCGCGAGCTGCGCGAAGAGCTGGACTACGACCTCGATACCGCACTGGCCGCCGGCGAAGTGCTGGCGATCGACAAGCTTGGTACAGCGCTGTCACCGCTATTCCTGCAGACACGCTTCGACACCGGTTTTTTCGCGATCCGTCTGCGCTCCAAACCGAACTTCACCATCGAGCTGGGCGAGCTTTCCGGCGGCGCCTGGAAATCGACTGCTGACTGGCTGGCCGATTTCGAGCGCGGCGATCTGCTGCTGGCTCCGCCAACGCTCGATGTGCTGCAAGACCTTGCCGAGCGTCCGGATGCGACGACAATCAGCCGTCTGCGCGACTACAACGAAGTCGACGGCATCCCGGAAATCGAGCCGCTGCGCGGCGTGTTGCAGATGCCAGTGCTCTCGAACACCTTGCCGCCGGCCGATCGCACCAACTGCTTCCAGATTGGCGATCAGGGCTCGCCGATCCTGCTGATCGACCCGTCACCGGCCAATCGCACGGAGTTCGACAAGCTCTGTCGCCATGTCGCCGGGCGCGGCATCAGCGAAGTGTTCCTGACCCATCACCACCCGGATCACTGCCAGTACGCGAACGACCTCGCCCGCCATCTCGGCGTGCCGATCGCGACGAGCGCCGATACCTTCGAGCGCATCTCCCGCCGGGTACCGACTTTCTTCGATGGCCTCACCGTGAAGACTTATCGCGATGGCGACGTCGCCACGCGCTGGCTCGGTCATCCGCTGCGGGTGATCGCGGTACCCGGTCATGACGAGGGCCAACTGGCGCTGATGCCGGACAACCGCGCGTTCTGCATCGTCGGCGATCTGATCCAGGGCGTCGGCACTGTGGTCATTTCGCCGCCGGAAGGTGACATGGCCAAGTACTTCGCGACGCTCGAGAAGGTCATTGCACTGGGCCCGAAAGTGATCTGGCCCTCGCACGGCACCGCGCTCGGCGGCACCTATTACCTGGAATTGACGCTGAAGCATCGCCGCGCCCGCGAAGCGCAGGTCAAGACGCTGTTCGAGGCCGGGCGCAGCGTCGACCAGATGCTCGCCGAGATGTATGTCGGCACCGATCCGCGACTGATGCCGCTGGCCCGGATCAACATCGAGGGTCATCTGGCCAAGCTGCGTTCCGAAGGTGCTTTGCAGACCTGA
- a CDS encoding DUF3862 domain-containing protein: protein MKSLRCVLLAAVIVVTACSSKVTVENYDQIAPGMARDEVHKLLGKPDDTSATDVGGVLSLSKDTWKAGKKLLTVTYGNDKVALKSFDAAEAAPN from the coding sequence ATGAAATCCCTGCGCTGCGTCCTGCTGGCTGCTGTCATCGTCGTCACCGCCTGTTCCTCGAAAGTGACGGTCGAGAACTACGATCAGATTGCACCCGGCATGGCGCGCGATGAGGTTCACAAACTGCTCGGCAAGCCGGACGACACCTCGGCGACCGACGTTGGCGGCGTGCTCAGCCTGAGCAAGGACACCTGGAAGGCCGGCAAGAAACTGCTGACCGTGACTTACGGCAACGACAAGGTCGCGCTGAAGTCTTTCGACGCTGCCGAAGCCGCACCGAACTGA
- a CDS encoding AI-2E family transporter encodes MASVYSAPARTKSSSTLSMLREHWGWFALITGILVMMVLLGPILAPFAIAATFAYMGDPLVDRLETYRMSRTVGVCLVFVVVTAVTALALVLVVPLLQVQILSLIDNAPAWAQWVQDVALPKLGITMPRGYQFDVESLRKFMTSHWDGASGIASTAFDYVSRSTPALLGFLANLFLIPIVSFYLLRDWDTMVLKIRKLIPRRLLPQASTFAAETDDVLSALIRGQLLVMLALAIIYSLGLWAIGLNVALLVGIMAGLVSFVPYLGFILGLLAASIAMLVQEQALMPLIYVIIVFTVGQMLEGGVLTPMLVGDRIGLHPVAVIFAIMAGGQLFGFVGVLVALPVAAVLAVLVRHALRRWERSTLYLDVDEVPPPVSTEILIGTKQDAASIP; translated from the coding sequence ATGGCCTCTGTTTACTCCGCACCCGCCCGCACCAAGTCGTCATCCACCCTGTCGATGCTCCGCGAACACTGGGGCTGGTTCGCGCTGATCACCGGCATTCTGGTGATGATGGTCCTGCTTGGGCCGATCCTGGCGCCGTTCGCGATCGCCGCCACCTTCGCCTACATGGGCGATCCGCTGGTCGATCGCCTGGAAACGTATCGGATGTCGCGCACCGTCGGCGTCTGCCTGGTGTTCGTCGTGGTCACCGCCGTGACCGCGCTGGCGCTGGTGCTGGTAGTGCCGCTGCTGCAGGTGCAGATCCTGTCGTTGATCGACAACGCGCCGGCCTGGGCGCAATGGGTGCAGGACGTGGCGCTGCCCAAGCTCGGCATCACCATGCCGCGCGGTTACCAGTTCGATGTGGAAAGCCTGCGCAAGTTCATGACCAGCCACTGGGATGGTGCCAGCGGCATCGCCTCGACTGCCTTCGACTACGTCAGCCGCTCGACGCCGGCACTGCTCGGCTTCCTGGCCAATCTGTTCCTGATCCCGATCGTGTCGTTCTATCTGCTGCGCGACTGGGATACGATGGTGTTGAAGATCCGCAAGCTGATTCCGCGCCGCCTGCTGCCGCAGGCCAGCACCTTTGCTGCCGAAACCGATGACGTGCTCAGCGCGCTGATCCGTGGCCAGCTGCTGGTGATGCTGGCGCTGGCGATCATCTACTCGCTGGGCCTGTGGGCGATCGGCCTCAACGTGGCACTGCTGGTCGGCATCATGGCCGGTCTTGTCAGCTTCGTGCCTTATCTCGGCTTCATCCTCGGTCTGCTCGCCGCCAGCATCGCGATGCTGGTGCAGGAGCAGGCGCTGATGCCGCTGATCTACGTGATCATCGTGTTCACCGTCGGCCAGATGCTCGAAGGTGGCGTGCTGACGCCAATGCTGGTCGGCGATCGCATCGGCCTGCATCCGGTCGCGGTGATCTTCGCGATCATGGCCGGCGGCCAGCTGTTCGGCTTCGTCGGCGTGCTGGTGGCGCTGCCAGTCGCCGCCGTGCTGGCGGTGCTGGTGCGCCATGCGCTGCGCCGCTGGGAGCGCAGCACCCTGTATCTGGATGTCGATGAAGTGCCGCCGCCAGTCTCGACCGAGATCCTGATCGGCACCAAGCAGGATGCTGCAAGCATCCCGTGA
- a CDS encoding DUF3108 domain-containing protein: MNTPNALRKLLFAVAIVTAGNVQAAAVVDAPLPVLNLVYSVNYGGIGAGEADVSLKPDPAVGAKAGCYIYETVTRPVGFIKMLFGSPNQVSRFCVEGGVVRSQRFESVLQKDEEQSYVLDFDYAKHQVTDENGLVRDIPSEAVDSFALQQAVRLWVAKHATDSSPPIAEFTMVDRKNLTHYQLKLAGRETIKTPAGDFDTIRLERIDNPDKVGRFWLAAERDWMPVKIQTKSGNKPTAVLTLKR, from the coding sequence ATGAACACCCCCAACGCGCTGCGCAAGCTGCTGTTCGCTGTCGCGATCGTCACGGCTGGCAATGTCCAGGCCGCTGCAGTGGTCGATGCACCGCTGCCGGTGCTGAACCTGGTCTACAGCGTCAACTACGGCGGCATCGGTGCCGGCGAGGCGGATGTCAGCCTCAAGCCCGATCCTGCTGTTGGGGCCAAGGCTGGCTGCTACATCTATGAAACGGTGACGCGACCGGTCGGCTTCATCAAGATGCTGTTCGGGTCGCCGAATCAGGTCAGCCGTTTCTGCGTGGAAGGCGGTGTGGTGCGCTCGCAGCGTTTCGAATCGGTGCTCCAGAAAGATGAGGAGCAGAGCTATGTGCTCGATTTCGACTACGCCAAGCATCAGGTCACCGACGAGAACGGCTTGGTCCGCGACATTCCCTCCGAGGCAGTCGACAGCTTCGCGCTGCAGCAGGCGGTGCGTCTCTGGGTGGCGAAGCATGCCACCGACTCTTCGCCGCCAATTGCCGAATTCACGATGGTCGATCGCAAGAATCTGACCCACTATCAGTTGAAGCTGGCGGGCCGCGAAACGATCAAGACGCCGGCCGGCGACTTCGACACCATTCGCCTGGAGCGCATCGACAATCCGGACAAGGTCGGCCGTTTCTGGCTCGCCGCCGAACGCGACTGGATGCCGGTAAAGATCCAGACCAAGAGCGGCAACAAGCCGACCGCGGTGCTGACCCTGAAGCGCTGA